From the genome of Neisseria lisongii, one region includes:
- the trpC gene encoding indole-3-glycerol phosphate synthase TrpC — protein MTDILNKILATKAEEVAAQKAAVSLAEMKERAAAAPAVRPFLAALHDKHRQNLPAIIAEVKKASPSKGLIRADFQPAQIAQAYERAGAACLSVLTDEPYFQGSPEYLKQARAAVSLPVLRKDFMVDEYQIYQARSWGADAVLLIAAALEAEQLQHFEQVAHELGMTVLLELHDADELEKCRRLTTPLWGVNNRNLRTFDVSLQQTIDLLPELDGKTVVTESGIRNKDDVDFMRRHSVHTFLIGETFMRADDIEAEVKKLF, from the coding sequence ATGACTGATATTCTGAATAAAATTCTTGCCACCAAAGCCGAAGAAGTGGCCGCCCAAAAAGCCGCCGTTTCCCTTGCCGAAATGAAAGAGCGTGCCGCCGCTGCGCCTGCCGTGCGCCCGTTTTTGGCGGCGCTGCACGACAAACACCGTCAAAATCTGCCCGCCATTATTGCCGAAGTCAAAAAAGCCAGCCCGAGCAAAGGCCTGATTCGTGCCGATTTTCAGCCCGCCCAAATTGCGCAGGCATACGAGCGTGCCGGGGCGGCGTGTTTGTCGGTATTGACCGACGAGCCGTATTTCCAAGGTTCACCCGAATATCTGAAACAGGCAAGGGCGGCGGTGTCGTTGCCGGTGTTGCGCAAAGATTTTATGGTGGACGAATACCAAATCTATCAGGCACGCTCATGGGGCGCAGATGCCGTTTTGCTGATTGCCGCCGCTTTGGAAGCCGAGCAGTTGCAGCATTTCGAGCAGGTGGCGCATGAATTGGGCATGACGGTTTTGCTGGAATTGCACGATGCGGACGAACTGGAAAAATGCCGCCGTCTGACCACGCCGCTGTGGGGCGTAAACAACCGCAACCTGCGCACATTTGACGTTTCCCTGCAGCAAACCATTGATCTGCTTCCGGAATTGGACGGCAAAACCGTGGTAACCGAAAGCGGCATCCGCAACAAAGACGATGTGGACTTTATGCGCCGCCACAGTGTGCATACCTTCCTGATCGGCGAAACCTTTATGCGGGCGGACGATATTGAAGCGGAAGTGAAGAAGCTGTTTTAA
- a CDS encoding thiol:disulfide interchange protein DsbA/DsbL translates to MKLKTVSLLTAGLFALAACGGKTESSVPAEAASAPSASAPAPVAPSGLVEGQNYTVLDNPIAQQQADKVEVLEFFGYFCPHCAHLEPVLSQHVKTFKDDTYLRSEHVVWDEAMKPLARLSAAVDMAGQRAAADHLIFDTVVHRKIEWENSDVLKKWLDEQTEFDGKKVLAAFESPESAKRADEMEKLVMAHQIASTPTVIVGGKYVVKFSDWESGMNTIDLLVDKVREEQKAAKK, encoded by the coding sequence ATGAAGTTAAAAACCGTTTCCCTGCTCACCGCCGGCCTGTTTGCCTTGGCAGCCTGCGGCGGCAAAACCGAATCTAGCGTACCGGCCGAAGCGGCCTCCGCCCCGAGCGCTTCCGCTCCTGCGCCCGTTGCCCCTTCGGGTTTGGTCGAAGGGCAAAACTATACCGTGTTGGATAACCCGATTGCCCAGCAGCAGGCGGACAAAGTCGAAGTGTTGGAATTTTTCGGCTATTTCTGCCCGCATTGCGCCCACTTGGAGCCGGTGTTGAGCCAACACGTCAAAACCTTTAAAGACGATACCTATCTGCGTTCTGAACACGTGGTATGGGACGAAGCCATGAAACCGCTGGCACGCCTGTCGGCCGCCGTGGATATGGCGGGCCAGCGTGCCGCCGCCGATCATTTGATTTTTGATACGGTTGTCCATCGTAAAATTGAATGGGAAAACTCTGACGTTTTGAAAAAATGGCTGGACGAACAAACCGAATTTGACGGCAAAAAAGTACTGGCCGCCTTTGAATCGCCTGAAAGCGCCAAACGTGCCGACGAAATGGAAAAACTGGTGATGGCACACCAAATCGCCAGCACCCCGACTGTGATTGTCGGCGGCAAATATGTGGTGAAATTCAGCGACTGGGAATCAGGCATGAACACCATCGATCTGCTGGTGGACAAAGTGCGTGAAGAACAGAAAGCGGCGAAAAAATAA
- a CDS encoding peptidylprolyl isomerase has translation MNIKPLAAAFILGLSFHAAQAADIKASDSIAAVVDNEVITQRQLNEAVADARRNLPKGTQPEEAQFREQVLLQLINQSLIVQAGKRRNIPVTDAEIDAVLAHNPALKKGRASDRNKAKDLLIMEKVRQQAVMQHSRVSDAEVEHFIQQAAAQGIALPEGEPLRQYRAQHILVKADSDNAAVAAESAIRKIHHQARSGTDFAALAREYSQDGSAAQGGDLGWFSDGMMVVPFEEAVHKLKAGQISAPVRTQFGWHIIKLNEVRDAGTPEERRHNAVRQYISEQKAQQATIELLQELHSGAYIDVR, from the coding sequence ATGAATATCAAACCCTTGGCAGCCGCCTTCATCTTAGGTCTGTCTTTCCACGCCGCACAGGCAGCCGACATCAAAGCGTCCGACAGCATTGCCGCCGTAGTGGACAACGAAGTCATTACCCAACGCCAGTTGAACGAAGCCGTTGCCGATGCCCGCCGCAACCTTCCCAAAGGCACGCAGCCCGAAGAAGCCCAGTTCAGAGAACAGGTGTTGTTGCAACTGATCAACCAATCGCTGATTGTTCAGGCAGGCAAACGCCGCAACATTCCGGTTACCGATGCCGAAATCGATGCCGTACTGGCACACAATCCGGCGCTGAAAAAAGGTCGTGCATCCGACCGCAATAAAGCGAAAGACCTCCTGATAATGGAAAAAGTCCGCCAGCAGGCCGTGATGCAGCACAGCCGTGTCAGCGATGCCGAAGTCGAACACTTTATCCAACAGGCCGCCGCCCAAGGCATTGCCTTACCCGAGGGCGAACCGCTGCGCCAATACCGCGCCCAACACATCTTGGTTAAAGCCGACAGCGACAACGCCGCCGTAGCCGCCGAAAGCGCCATCCGCAAAATCCACCATCAGGCACGCAGCGGCACCGATTTCGCCGCACTGGCACGGGAATACTCGCAAGACGGCAGCGCCGCCCAAGGCGGCGACTTGGGCTGGTTTTCAGACGGCATGATGGTCGTACCGTTTGAAGAAGCCGTCCACAAACTCAAAGCCGGCCAAATCAGCGCCCCCGTACGCACCCAGTTCGGCTGGCACATCATCAAACTCAACGAAGTCCGGGATGCCGGCACGCCTGAAGAACGCCGCCACAACGCCGTCCGCCAATACATTTCCGAGCAAAAAGCCCAACAGGCAACCATCGAATTGCTGCAGGAACTGCACAGCGGTGCCTATATCGATGTCCGATAA
- a CDS encoding LPS-assembly protein LptD, with protein sequence MVRLFSLKPLVLALGVAFSAAAAAQSDVSVLPETETAARPEAAETAVGSKGSDTELSLGSTCLVCEPENLKPEAQPEIRRSGEDAPPEHTRITADHIEGQTGVEVKAQGDVIVERNQDILNAPQVHYNQAENTVTAGDTFTLYQNGSTVSGDIITYNLDTGNGTTQNVRLEAEHEGRRLQSVSKQAEISGHNRYKLIHTKFNTCAPGDAAWYIRAESVEADQESGIGVAKHAALVFGGVPVLYTPWADFPLNGNRKSGLLVPTIATGSDGLTLDVPYYFNLAPNLDATLTPSIVSARGVRLGGELRYLQPKYSGEVEGNWMPSDKRSEHDNRYRFKWQHRQQFAPHLSGGVDFNQVSDNDYYRDFYNRTNLTDYVNLNRQAWLGYNNTLWGGRFGSTVSVQKYQTLANELGYKDEPYAILPRLSGSWHKNIGNAEVNLFGQFTHFSHDSKQSAYRTVLHPSIKWDFHNQWGYLRPKIGVNATYYDLKRFGDQPSRNLSRTLPMFSLDSGMTFERNKRLFGSEYLQTLEPRLFYNYIPTKSQNDLPNFDSSENSFSYDQLFRENLYSGSDRINAANSLSAAVQSRLLNPITGAEILRAGIGQKFYLKNDNVLLDGSIGRNERNSSDWVAFAHGNLTDSVRLDTDIHYNRNQRRLEQYAVGLRYRPEAGKVLSLRYKYGHNERIYLQDNGRYLYDKLKQIDVAAQWPLSKNLYAVARYNYEITVKKPLEMLAGVEYKSGCGCWSASVVGHRYVTGENSRKNAVFFNLQLKDLSSIGKSPFEQLRLAVPGYSKPNEVMKP encoded by the coding sequence TTGGTGCGTTTATTTTCACTCAAACCTCTGGTGCTGGCCTTGGGCGTGGCATTCAGCGCAGCGGCTGCGGCGCAGTCCGATGTGTCTGTTTTGCCCGAAACCGAAACCGCCGCCCGCCCCGAAGCGGCGGAAACGGCTGTCGGCAGCAAAGGCAGCGATACCGAACTGTCTTTGGGCAGCACCTGTCTGGTTTGCGAACCTGAAAACCTCAAGCCCGAAGCGCAACCCGAAATCCGCCGCAGCGGCGAAGATGCGCCGCCCGAGCATACCCGCATTACCGCCGACCATATCGAAGGTCAGACCGGTGTGGAAGTCAAAGCGCAGGGCGATGTAATTGTCGAACGCAATCAGGATATTCTGAACGCCCCGCAAGTACACTACAATCAGGCGGAAAACACCGTAACCGCCGGCGATACCTTTACGCTGTATCAAAACGGCTCAACCGTCAGCGGCGACATCATCACCTATAATCTGGATACCGGCAACGGCACCACGCAAAACGTCCGCCTCGAAGCCGAACACGAAGGCCGCCGTCTGCAAAGCGTGAGCAAACAGGCGGAAATCAGCGGCCATAACCGCTACAAACTGATTCATACCAAATTCAATACTTGCGCACCGGGCGATGCGGCGTGGTATATCCGTGCCGAAAGCGTGGAAGCCGATCAGGAAAGCGGCATCGGCGTGGCGAAACATGCGGCGCTGGTGTTCGGCGGCGTGCCGGTTTTATACACGCCGTGGGCGGATTTCCCGCTCAACGGCAACCGCAAAAGCGGATTGTTGGTGCCGACCATCGCCACCGGTTCAGACGGCCTGACGCTGGATGTGCCGTATTATTTCAACCTTGCGCCGAATCTCGATGCCACGCTCACGCCCAGTATCGTTAGCGCACGGGGCGTTCGTTTGGGCGGCGAACTGCGTTATCTGCAACCGAAATACAGCGGCGAAGTCGAAGGCAACTGGATGCCGTCCGACAAAAGAAGCGAACACGACAACCGCTACCGCTTCAAATGGCAGCACCGCCAGCAGTTTGCCCCCCATTTGAGCGGCGGCGTGGACTTCAATCAGGTGTCCGACAACGATTATTATCGGGATTTCTACAACCGCACCAACCTGACTGATTATGTCAATCTCAACCGGCAGGCATGGCTGGGATACAACAATACCCTGTGGGGCGGCCGCTTCGGCAGCACGGTGAGTGTGCAGAAATACCAAACCCTTGCCAACGAGCTGGGCTACAAAGACGAACCCTATGCCATTTTGCCCCGCTTGAGCGGCAGTTGGCACAAAAACATCGGTAATGCCGAAGTCAATCTGTTCGGCCAGTTCACCCATTTTTCGCACGACAGCAAACAAAGCGCCTACCGTACCGTGCTGCACCCGAGCATTAAATGGGATTTCCACAACCAATGGGGTTATCTGCGGCCGAAAATCGGCGTGAATGCCACGTATTACGATTTGAAACGCTTCGGCGACCAGCCGTCCCGCAACCTCAGCCGCACGTTGCCGATGTTCAGCCTCGACAGCGGCATGACGTTTGAACGCAACAAACGGCTGTTTGGCAGCGAATACCTGCAAACCCTTGAGCCGCGACTGTTTTACAACTATATTCCGACCAAGTCGCAAAACGATTTGCCGAATTTCGATTCATCGGAAAACAGTTTCAGCTACGACCAACTGTTCCGTGAAAACCTTTATTCCGGCAGCGACCGGATCAATGCCGCCAACAGCCTGTCCGCCGCCGTGCAGAGCCGCCTGCTGAACCCCATTACCGGCGCTGAAATCCTGCGGGCGGGTATCGGGCAGAAGTTTTACTTGAAAAACGACAATGTCTTGCTGGACGGCAGCATCGGCCGCAACGAGCGCAACAGTTCCGACTGGGTGGCCTTTGCCCACGGCAATCTGACCGACAGCGTGCGGCTGGATACCGACATCCACTACAACCGCAACCAGCGCCGTTTGGAACAATACGCCGTCGGCCTGCGCTACCGCCCCGAAGCCGGAAAAGTCTTGAGCCTGCGTTACAAATACGGCCATAACGAGCGGATTTATCTGCAGGACAACGGACGCTATCTTTACGACAAACTCAAACAGATTGATGTGGCCGCACAATGGCCGCTGAGCAAAAACCTGTATGCCGTCGCCCGCTACAATTACGAAATCACCGTCAAAAAACCATTGGAAATGCTGGCCGGTGTAGAGTATAAAAGCGGCTGCGGCTGCTGGAGCGCCAGCGTGGTCGGCCACCGTTATGTAACCGGCGAAAACAGCCGCAAAAACGCCGTCTTTTTCAACCTGCAGCTCAAAGACTTGAGCAGCATCGGCAAAAGCCCATTCGAACAACTCCGCTTGGCCGTTCCCGGCTACAGCAAACCAAACGAGGTAATGAAACCATGA
- the argG gene encoding argininosuccinate synthase, with the protein MSQNHTILQHLPVGHKVGIAFSGGLDTSAALLWMKLKGALPYAYTANLGQPDEDDYNAIPKKALEYGAEQARLIDCRSQLAHEGIAAIQCGAFHVATGGIAYFNTTPLGRAVTGTMLVSAMKEDDVNIWGDGSTYKGNDIERFYRYGLLTNPSLRIYKPWLDQQFIDELGGRHEMSEFLIANGFNYKMSVEKAYSTDSNMLGATHEAKDLEFLNSGIKIVKPIMGVAFWDENVEVKAEEVSIRFEEGIPVAINGKEYADPVELFLEANRIGGHHGLGMSDQIENRIIEAKSRGIYEAPGMALFHIAYERLVTGIHNEDTIEQYRINGLRLGRLLYQGRWFDSQALMLRETAQRWVAKAVTGEVTLELRRGNDYSILNTESPNLTYQPERLSMEKVENAAFTPADRIGQLTMRNLDIVDTRAKLGIYSQSGLLQLGEGSVLPKLGKK; encoded by the coding sequence ATGAGCCAAAACCATACTATTTTGCAACATCTTCCGGTCGGCCACAAAGTCGGTATCGCCTTTTCAGGCGGTTTGGACACGTCCGCCGCATTATTGTGGATGAAACTCAAAGGTGCGCTGCCCTACGCCTACACCGCCAATCTGGGCCAGCCCGACGAAGACGACTACAACGCCATTCCGAAAAAAGCGCTGGAATACGGTGCCGAACAAGCCCGCCTGATCGACTGCCGCAGCCAGTTGGCACACGAAGGCATCGCCGCGATTCAATGCGGCGCATTCCACGTTGCCACCGGCGGCATTGCCTATTTCAACACCACGCCGCTGGGACGTGCCGTAACCGGCACCATGCTGGTTTCCGCCATGAAAGAAGACGATGTCAATATCTGGGGCGACGGTTCGACCTACAAAGGCAACGACATCGAACGCTTCTACCGCTACGGCTTGCTGACCAACCCTTCCCTACGCATCTACAAACCTTGGCTCGACCAACAATTCATTGATGAATTGGGCGGCCGCCACGAAATGAGCGAATTCTTAATCGCCAACGGTTTCAACTACAAAATGTCGGTAGAAAAAGCCTATTCCACCGATTCCAACATGCTCGGCGCAACCCACGAAGCCAAAGACTTAGAATTTTTAAATTCGGGCATCAAAATCGTGAAGCCCATCATGGGCGTTGCCTTCTGGGACGAAAACGTCGAAGTCAAAGCCGAAGAAGTCAGCATCCGCTTTGAAGAAGGCATTCCGGTTGCCATCAACGGCAAAGAATACGCCGACCCTGTGGAACTCTTCCTCGAAGCCAACCGCATCGGCGGCCACCACGGCTTGGGCATGAGCGACCAAATCGAAAACCGCATCATCGAAGCCAAATCACGGGGCATTTACGAAGCCCCCGGCATGGCCTTGTTCCACATCGCCTACGAACGTCTCGTAACCGGTATCCACAACGAAGACACCATCGAACAATACCGCATCAACGGTCTGCGTCTCGGCCGCCTGCTCTACCAAGGCCGCTGGTTCGACAGCCAAGCCCTGATGCTGCGTGAAACCGCCCAACGCTGGGTCGCTAAAGCCGTTACCGGCGAAGTAACGCTGGAATTGCGCCGCGGCAACGACTATTCGATTCTCAACACCGAATCGCCGAATCTGACCTACCAACCCGAACGCCTGAGCATGGAAAAAGTCGAAAACGCCGCCTTTACCCCCGCCGACCGCATCGGCCAGCTCACCATGCGCAATCTCGACATCGTCGATACCCGTGCCAAACTGGGCATCTACTCCCAAAGCGGCCTGCTGCAACTGGGCGAAGGCTCGGTATTGCCGAAACTGGGCAAAAAATAA
- a CDS encoding YheT family hydrolase, whose protein sequence is MLDTAPNPPLWLRNGHADTLFAKLLQPSPPAYRRELLPDSTGQAQVAYDFIDGQDGAPLVVLFHGLEGSSRSHYAAALMHETAKRGWHGVVVHFRSCGGVANRAPVFYHAGDSSEIGFVLHTLQRRYPTVYAAGVSLGGNALAKYLGEAGEAAPVRAAAAVSAPLDLAAAGTRFERGATRLLYTRYFLNTLLPKAQQFLAEHGDMPFQTASALKNCRTLGGFDDLFTAPLHGFADRHDYYRRASCKPYLPFVRRPLLLLNAVNDPFLPPEALPDAAEVSDSVTLLQPPHGGHVGFVGQTAGKLHIRWLPETLLAYFARFEGGQAV, encoded by the coding sequence ATGCTCGATACCGCCCCAAATCCCCCGCTGTGGCTGCGCAACGGCCATGCCGACACGCTGTTTGCCAAATTGCTGCAGCCGTCGCCGCCCGCTTACCGGCGGGAATTGTTGCCCGACAGCACGGGGCAGGCGCAGGTTGCCTACGATTTTATCGACGGGCAGGACGGCGCACCGCTGGTGGTACTGTTTCACGGCTTGGAAGGCAGCAGCCGCAGCCATTATGCGGCGGCGCTGATGCACGAAACCGCCAAACGGGGTTGGCACGGAGTGGTGGTGCATTTCCGCAGTTGCGGCGGCGTTGCCAACCGAGCGCCGGTGTTTTACCATGCCGGCGACAGCAGCGAAATCGGTTTTGTGCTGCACACGCTGCAACGCCGTTACCCGACGGTTTACGCCGCCGGCGTGTCGCTGGGCGGCAATGCGTTGGCAAAATACCTCGGCGAAGCGGGCGAAGCAGCGCCGGTCAGAGCGGCGGCGGCCGTGTCCGCCCCGCTGGATTTGGCGGCGGCGGGAACTCGCTTCGAGCGGGGCGCAACCCGCCTGCTGTACACCCGCTATTTTTTGAATACGCTGTTGCCCAAAGCGCAGCAGTTTTTGGCGGAACACGGCGACATGCCGTTTCAGACGGCCTCGGCGCTGAAAAACTGCCGCACCTTGGGCGGATTTGACGACCTGTTTACCGCCCCGCTGCACGGTTTTGCCGACCGCCACGATTATTACCGGCGGGCATCGTGCAAACCGTATTTGCCGTTTGTCCGCCGCCCGCTGTTGCTGCTCAATGCCGTCAATGACCCGTTTTTACCGCCCGAAGCCCTGCCTGATGCCGCCGAAGTATCCGACAGCGTAACCCTGCTGCAACCGCCCCACGGCGGCCATGTCGGCTTTGTCGGCCAAACGGCGGGAAAACTGCACATCCGCTGGCTGCCCGAAACCCTGCTGGCGTATTTCGCCCGCTTTGAAGGCGGACAGGCCGTCTGA
- a CDS encoding competence/damage-inducible protein A — protein MNRFNLIVIGDEILHGSRQDAHFAFFRNMLQQHGLKLGQVQYLPDDFEVLVQSLQRSFSDGLSTFVTGGIGATPDDHTRQAAAAALGVPLVRHPQAAALIDGVTLERGEALDTPEHRRRLNMADFPAGADIIPNPYNRIAGFSVRRHYFFPGFPVMAHPMAQWVLETVYSDRFHRVASGTRQLYLVGQPESKIAPVMEDIERRYSGVKAYSLPNVGGQTADGRQTVPHIDFGLKAEGEACGLLDAAWADVLQQFEQTGIAWQSGLPVVEVV, from the coding sequence ATGAACCGTTTCAACCTGATCGTCATTGGCGACGAAATTCTGCACGGCAGCCGCCAAGATGCCCATTTTGCCTTTTTCCGCAACATGTTGCAGCAGCACGGCCTCAAGCTCGGGCAAGTCCAATATTTGCCCGATGATTTTGAGGTTTTGGTGCAGTCGCTGCAACGCAGTTTTTCAGACGGCCTGTCCACTTTTGTAACCGGCGGAATCGGCGCAACGCCCGATGACCACACCCGCCAAGCTGCCGCTGCCGCATTGGGCGTACCGCTGGTGCGCCATCCGCAGGCAGCGGCGCTGATAGACGGCGTAACCCTTGAGCGGGGCGAAGCCTTGGATACGCCCGAACACCGCCGCCGTCTGAACATGGCGGATTTCCCCGCCGGTGCGGACATCATTCCCAATCCCTACAACCGCATTGCCGGATTTTCCGTGCGCCGCCATTACTTTTTCCCCGGTTTTCCCGTGATGGCGCACCCGATGGCGCAATGGGTGCTGGAAACGGTTTATTCCGACCGCTTCCACCGTGTCGCCAGCGGCACACGGCAACTTTATCTGGTCGGCCAGCCCGAATCCAAAATCGCCCCCGTGATGGAAGACATCGAACGCCGTTATTCAGGCGTAAAAGCCTACAGTTTGCCCAATGTCGGCGGGCAAACCGCAGACGGACGGCAGACCGTGCCGCACATCGATTTCGGCCTGAAAGCCGAAGGTGAAGCCTGCGGCCTGCTCGATGCGGCGTGGGCGGACGTATTGCAGCAGTTTGAACAGACAGGTATCGCATGGCAAAGCGGCTTGCCGGTGGTTGAGGTCGTCTGA
- the amgK gene encoding N-acetylmuramate/N-acetylglucosamine kinase AmgK — translation MQRQIELKNWLATVYPDREFELNFAAADADFRRYFRAAFSDGQTVVCMDAPPEKMSVAPYLKVQKLFQMVNVPQVLHVDEALGFMVLNDLGNTTFLTAMQQETSEAAHKALLLEAIDELIVLQQASRTGELPEYDREVMLREINLFPEWFVAKELGKTLTFKQRQLWQQTVDTLLPPLLAQPKVYVHRDFIVRNLMLQTGRPGVLDFQDALYGPIAYDLVSLLRDAFIEWEEEFVLDLVIRYWEKARAAGLPVPAEFDEFYRWFEWMGVQRHLKVAGIFARLYYRDGKDKYRPEIPRFLNYLRRTSRRYTDLAPLYALLVELVGDDELETGYTF, via the coding sequence ATGCAACGACAAATTGAATTGAAGAATTGGCTGGCAACCGTTTATCCCGACCGTGAATTTGAACTGAATTTTGCGGCGGCGGATGCCGATTTCCGCCGTTATTTCCGTGCCGCATTTTCAGACGGCCAAACCGTGGTCTGTATGGACGCTCCGCCCGAAAAAATGAGCGTTGCGCCGTATTTGAAGGTGCAAAAACTGTTTCAGATGGTCAATGTGCCGCAGGTGCTGCACGTTGATGAAGCGCTGGGCTTTATGGTACTCAACGATTTGGGCAACACCACTTTTCTCACCGCCATGCAGCAGGAAACGTCCGAAGCCGCCCACAAGGCACTGCTGCTGGAAGCGATTGACGAGTTAATCGTCTTGCAGCAGGCAAGCCGTACGGGCGAATTGCCCGAATACGATCGGGAAGTGATGTTGCGTGAAATCAATCTGTTTCCCGAATGGTTTGTCGCCAAAGAGTTGGGCAAAACCCTGACGTTCAAACAACGCCAACTCTGGCAACAAACCGTCGATACCCTGCTGCCGCCACTGTTAGCACAGCCCAAAGTATATGTTCATCGGGACTTTATCGTCCGCAATTTAATGCTGCAAACCGGCCGCCCCGGCGTGTTGGATTTCCAAGATGCGCTCTACGGCCCGATTGCCTACGATTTGGTGTCGCTGCTGCGTGATGCGTTTATCGAATGGGAAGAAGAGTTTGTGTTGGACTTGGTAATCCGCTACTGGGAAAAAGCCCGTGCCGCCGGCCTGCCCGTGCCTGCCGAATTTGACGAATTCTACCGCTGGTTTGAATGGATGGGCGTACAGCGGCACTTGAAAGTCGCCGGCATTTTCGCCCGCCTGTATTATCGGGACGGCAAAGACAAATACCGCCCCGAAATCCCCCGCTTCCTCAACTACCTGCGCCGCACCAGCCGCCGCTATACCGACTTGGCACCGCTGTATGCCCTGTTGGTCGAGCTGGTCGGCGATGATGAATTGGAAACGGGTTATACGTTCTGA
- the murJ gene encoding murein biosynthesis integral membrane protein MurJ — MNLLGALAKVGSLTMVSRILGFVRETIIARTFGAGAVSDAFFVAFKLPNLLRRIFAEGAFAQAFVPILAEYRETRSPEATRAFVQHVAGMLSFVLVLVTAAGILAAPWIIYVSAPGFSADPDKFQLSVDLLKITFPYILLISLSSFVGSILNAYGKFSIPAFTPTFLNISFIVFALFFVPYFDPPVKALAWAVFVGGVLQLGFQLPWLAKLGFLKLPKLRFSDPAVKRVMKQMAPAILGVSVAQISLVINTIFASFLQSGSVSWMYYADRLMELPTGVLGVALGTILLPTLSKHAAGNNTQEFSGLLDWGLRLCMLLTLPAAVGLAVLSFPLVATLFMYREFTLHDALMTQHALIAYSFGLIGLIMIKVLAPGFYARQNIKTPVKIAVFTLICTQLMNLLFVGPLQHVGLSLAIGLGACLNAGLLFFLLRRHGIYQPGKGWTVFLLKMVAALMVMGGGLWAAQTYLPFDWVHAGGWQKALHLCLLIALGGGLYFTALALLGFRPRHFKRSEI, encoded by the coding sequence ATGAACCTACTCGGAGCTTTGGCAAAAGTCGGCAGCCTGACCATGGTTTCCCGCATTTTAGGCTTTGTTCGGGAAACGATTATCGCCCGCACTTTCGGCGCAGGGGCGGTGTCGGACGCTTTTTTTGTCGCTTTCAAACTACCCAACCTGCTGCGGCGCATTTTTGCCGAAGGTGCATTTGCACAGGCATTTGTGCCGATTCTGGCGGAATATCGGGAAACCCGTTCGCCCGAAGCAACACGGGCATTTGTGCAGCACGTCGCCGGTATGCTGTCGTTTGTCTTGGTATTGGTTACCGCCGCCGGTATTTTGGCGGCACCGTGGATTATCTACGTTTCCGCACCCGGTTTCAGCGCCGACCCCGACAAATTCCAACTGTCGGTAGATTTGCTGAAAATCACCTTTCCCTATATCTTATTGATTTCACTATCGTCTTTTGTCGGCTCGATTCTCAATGCCTACGGAAAATTCAGCATTCCGGCATTTACACCCACGTTTCTGAATATCTCGTTTATCGTTTTTGCCCTGTTTTTCGTTCCCTATTTCGACCCGCCGGTCAAAGCGCTAGCGTGGGCGGTATTTGTCGGCGGCGTGCTGCAGCTTGGCTTTCAACTCCCGTGGCTGGCAAAACTCGGGTTTTTAAAACTGCCCAAGCTGCGTTTTTCCGACCCTGCGGTCAAACGGGTGATGAAACAGATGGCACCCGCCATTTTAGGGGTCAGCGTGGCGCAGATTTCGCTGGTAATCAACACCATTTTCGCTTCGTTTCTGCAATCGGGAAGCGTGTCGTGGATGTATTACGCCGACCGCCTGATGGAACTGCCCACCGGCGTACTCGGCGTGGCGCTGGGTACGATTCTGCTGCCCACGCTTTCCAAACACGCCGCCGGCAACAATACGCAGGAATTTTCCGGGCTGCTCGACTGGGGGCTGCGCCTGTGTATGCTGCTCACGCTGCCCGCCGCCGTCGGGCTGGCGGTGTTGTCGTTTCCGCTGGTCGCCACTCTGTTTATGTACCGTGAATTTACCCTTCACGATGCACTGATGACGCAGCACGCCCTGATTGCCTATTCATTCGGCCTGATCGGACTGATTATGATTAAAGTGCTGGCACCCGGTTTTTATGCCCGTCAAAACATCAAAACTCCGGTAAAAATCGCTGTTTTTACGCTGATTTGCACGCAACTGATGAACCTGCTGTTTGTCGGCCCGCTGCAGCACGTCGGCCTCTCGCTCGCCATCGGGCTGGGGGCGTGTCTGAACGCAGGGCTGCTGTTTTTCCTGCTGCGCCGCCACGGCATCTACCAACCCGGTAAAGGCTGGACGGTGTTTCTGCTGAAAATGGTAGCGGCACTGATGGTAATGGGCGGCGGCCTGTGGGCGGCACAAACCTATTTGCCGTTTGACTGGGTACACGCCGGCGGCTGGCAAAAAGCCCTGCACCTGTGCCTGCTGATTGCGCTGGGCGGCGGCCTCTACTTCACCGCCCTCGCCCTGCTGGGCTTCCGCCCGAGACATTTCAAACGCTCGGAAATTTAA